A single region of the Erythrobacter sp. genome encodes:
- a CDS encoding CHASE domain-containing protein, producing MTPTGAPSGPSAQGEAASGPDRAPAPVEGQADARAGALTAPPPQASRARRWLVSYPRAIPVAIFIAIAAITALSVFAIESNARAREKAQMREYAQAIASALDRRGTSFSSYLRAGAALFSSLEEVSPRTFRQFVSELRIDLDYRGAEGIGWIEIEQAQETGARRAVVRYVWPDTERNRRAVGFDMYSEGVRAAALEEARRTVRPTASGRIVLAQEGGGSEPGFLIAMPVFAGDPTMRDSERSLAGFVYSPFDADEFLSSAIAQAAPADLGVRLYDGDARTDNLLVAHSLRGENVQRTEQEVTIANRELLLVVEAAQAQALAPLSMVTLLFGLAVASLLMLLARLLTQQAYEDQARLAFFEEQHSIRNSLSRELNHRVKNTLANVLSILSLTRRRSNSLDEFADSLEGRIRALSATHDLLTGTDWSTTPLEAVVDAELQHFRAGSDDAVTVEGPPAQLAPNDALSFGLAIHELGTNAAKYGALSVPGGRVSITWRLVDERLAEVEWRETGGPPVAPERKRGFGTELIEKIVAHELRHKVTLDFEPDGVRCVMRVPVRRRGDFRIREGAARVRKP from the coding sequence ATGACACCAACAGGCGCACCATCCGGCCCTTCGGCACAAGGCGAAGCCGCATCCGGCCCCGACCGGGCTCCGGCCCCGGTCGAGGGGCAGGCTGATGCGCGTGCCGGGGCGCTCACCGCGCCGCCGCCGCAGGCGAGCCGCGCGCGGCGCTGGCTGGTGAGCTATCCGCGGGCCATTCCGGTCGCGATCTTCATCGCCATCGCCGCGATCACCGCGCTCAGTGTCTTCGCCATCGAGAGCAATGCCCGCGCGCGCGAAAAGGCGCAGATGCGTGAATATGCGCAGGCCATCGCCTCGGCGCTGGACCGGAGAGGCACGAGCTTTTCTTCCTACCTGCGCGCCGGGGCGGCACTGTTCTCGAGCCTCGAGGAGGTCAGCCCGCGCACCTTTCGCCAGTTCGTGAGCGAGTTGCGCATCGACCTCGACTATCGCGGGGCGGAAGGGATCGGCTGGATCGAGATCGAGCAGGCGCAGGAGACGGGGGCAAGGCGCGCGGTGGTGCGCTATGTCTGGCCCGATACCGAACGCAACCGCCGCGCGGTCGGTTTCGATATGTATTCCGAAGGCGTGCGCGCCGCCGCGCTGGAAGAAGCGCGCCGGACCGTGCGCCCGACCGCTTCGGGCCGCATCGTTCTCGCGCAGGAAGGGGGCGGAAGCGAACCGGGTTTCCTCATCGCCATGCCGGTCTTCGCGGGCGATCCGACGATGCGCGACAGCGAACGGAGCCTTGCGGGCTTTGTCTATTCGCCCTTCGACGCCGACGAATTCCTCAGCTCCGCGATCGCACAGGCCGCGCCGGCAGATCTCGGAGTGAGGCTCTACGACGGGGACGCGCGGACCGACAACCTGCTGGTCGCCCATTCGCTGCGCGGCGAGAACGTCCAGCGGACCGAGCAGGAAGTGACCATCGCCAACCGCGAGCTTCTGCTGGTGGTCGAGGCCGCCCAGGCGCAGGCGCTCGCCCCGCTGTCGATGGTGACGCTGCTGTTCGGGCTCGCCGTCGCCAGCCTGCTGATGCTGCTCGCGCGGCTGTTGACCCAGCAGGCTTACGAGGACCAGGCCCGGCTCGCCTTCTTCGAGGAGCAGCATTCGATCCGCAATTCGCTGAGCCGCGAGCTCAACCACCGGGTCAAGAACACGCTCGCCAACGTGCTGTCGATCCTGTCGCTCACGCGGCGGCGGTCGAACAGTCTCGACGAATTCGCCGACAGTCTCGAAGGGCGAATCAGGGCGCTTTCCGCGACGCATGACCTGCTGACGGGGACCGACTGGAGCACGACCCCGCTCGAAGCAGTGGTCGACGCCGAATTGCAGCATTTCCGCGCAGGGTCCGATGATGCGGTGACGGTCGAAGGGCCGCCCGCGCAGCTCGCGCCGAACGATGCGCTCAGTTTCGGACTCGCTATCCACGAACTCGGCACGAACGCGGCGAAATACGGCGCGCTCAGCGTGCCGGGCGGGCGGGTGTCGATCACGTGGCGGCTGGTCGACGAGAGGCTCGCCGAGGTGGAATGGCGCGAGACCGGAGGGCCGCCGGTCGCGCCGGAGCGCAAGCGGGGCTTTGGCACGGAATTGATCGAAAAGATCGTCGCTCACGAACTGCGTCACAAGGTGACGCTTGATTTCGAGCCCGACGGGGTGCGCTGCGTCATGCGCGTCCCCGTCCGCCGCCGCGGCGATTTCCGTATCCGCGAGGGCGCGGCGCGGGTGCGCAAGCCCTAG
- a CDS encoding superoxide dismutase, with translation MAFQLSPLPYAPDALDPAISAETLSFHHGKHHQAYVDKTNAAIEGTDHDGKSLEAIIAASRGSNAGLFNNSAQTWNHAFYWNSLSPDGGEPSAELKAKIDEAFGSMDELKKALKERGAGHFASGWVWLAEKGGKLSIEESHDADTLADSEFNPLLTIDVWEHAYYLDHQNKRPSYLDAVVDGKLNWAFASENLARGSTWTYG, from the coding sequence ATGGCATTTCAATTGAGCCCGCTTCCCTATGCCCCCGACGCGCTCGACCCGGCGATTTCGGCCGAGACGCTGTCGTTCCACCATGGCAAGCACCACCAGGCCTATGTCGACAAGACCAACGCCGCGATCGAAGGCACGGACCACGACGGCAAGTCGCTGGAGGCGATCATCGCCGCATCGCGCGGCAGCAATGCGGGCCTGTTCAACAATTCCGCCCAGACCTGGAACCACGCGTTCTACTGGAACTCGCTGTCGCCCGACGGCGGTGAGCCTTCGGCCGAACTCAAGGCCAAGATCGACGAGGCTTTCGGTTCGATGGACGAGCTGAAGAAGGCGCTCAAGGAACGCGGCGCGGGCCATTTCGCGTCGGGCTGGGTGTGGCTCGCGGAGAAGGGCGGCAAGCTCTCGATCGAGGAATCGCACGATGCCGACACGCTCGCCGACAGCGAATTCAACCCGCTGCTGACGATCGACGTGTGGGAGCACGCCTATTACCTCGACCACCAGAACAAGCGGCCGAGCTATCTCGACGCGGTCGTCGATGGAAAGCTCAACTGGGCCTTCGCCAGCGAGAATCTCGCGCGCGGATCGACCTGGACCTACGGCTGA
- a CDS encoding response regulator, with amino-acid sequence MSLSEQVAANLPFLRRYARALTGSQATGDAFVRATLEAALADSEVKRSLENGRIPLYRAFNKVWSTGFLDVAATDRASGSEHEAGAQDRLKAITPLNRQALLLTTLEDFTPREAGEIMEIDTSEVERLVAEAIAEIDREQATSVLIIEDEPLISMQLEDLVSSLGHEIAGTAATRTQAQEAVAEKTPGLVLADIQLADGSSGLDAVDDILAITSVPVIFITAYPERLLTGDRPEPTYLVTKPFQEATVRAAISQALFFGSSRPLEGG; translated from the coding sequence ATGTCCCTGAGCGAGCAAGTTGCCGCCAACCTCCCGTTCCTGCGCCGCTATGCGCGCGCCCTCACCGGCTCTCAGGCCACCGGCGACGCCTTCGTGCGCGCGACGCTCGAAGCCGCGCTCGCTGACAGCGAGGTCAAGCGATCGCTCGAAAACGGGCGCATCCCGCTCTACCGTGCCTTCAACAAGGTCTGGTCGACCGGCTTTCTCGATGTGGCCGCGACCGACCGCGCTTCGGGGAGCGAACACGAAGCCGGAGCGCAGGACCGCCTCAAGGCGATCACGCCCTTGAACCGGCAGGCGCTCCTGCTGACCACGCTCGAGGATTTCACCCCGCGCGAGGCGGGCGAGATCATGGAGATCGACACCTCCGAGGTCGAACGGCTGGTGGCCGAGGCCATCGCCGAGATCGACCGCGAACAGGCGACCAGCGTGCTCATCATCGAGGACGAACCGCTGATCTCGATGCAGCTCGAAGACCTGGTCTCCTCGCTCGGCCACGAAATCGCGGGAACCGCCGCGACCCGCACGCAAGCGCAGGAAGCTGTGGCGGAAAAGACCCCCGGGCTCGTCCTTGCCGACATCCAGCTGGCCGACGGCTCATCCGGGCTCGACGCGGTGGACGACATCCTTGCCATAACCAGCGTGCCCGTCATCTTCATCACCGCCTATCCCGAACGCCTGCTGACCGGCGACCGGCCGGAACCGACCTATCTCGTGACCAAGCCCTTCCAGGAAGCGACCGTGCGCGCGGCGATCAGCCAGGCGTTGTTCTTCGGATCGAGCCGCCCGCTGGAAGGCGGCTGA
- a CDS encoding fatty acid desaturase, which yields MEQNLSPPREAPPARARATRLDFLHADDKAMLRAARDLTRGLGEAKPGIYWPDMIASALVGYGGVALAILTDSLAVALVAGLIASLALYRALMFIHELTHIHRDALPGFRLGWNLMVGIPLLTPSFMYEGVHTIHHKRTQYGTVEDPEYLPLALMKPWSLPVFVIVALLAPVALLVRFGVLVPLGALIPAVRKFTWERFSALSINPDFRRKPPTGDFAKRVRWQEAGTSLWAIAVIAGSFAIGWRPLLIALAIVSFTALLNQLRTLVAHLWENEGEAMTVTAQFLDSVNVPPPGIAAEIWAPVGLRYHALHHLMPSMPYHDLPEAHRRLARELGAGSTYEGANHPGMLTLVARIARSTMIRR from the coding sequence ATGGAACAGAACCTTTCGCCCCCCCGGGAGGCCCCGCCCGCAAGGGCCCGCGCGACGCGGCTCGATTTTCTGCACGCGGACGACAAGGCCATGCTGCGCGCCGCCCGCGACCTGACCAGGGGGCTGGGCGAGGCGAAGCCCGGCATCTACTGGCCCGACATGATCGCCTCGGCCCTCGTCGGCTATGGCGGCGTTGCGCTCGCCATCCTGACCGACAGCCTCGCCGTGGCGCTGGTTGCGGGGCTGATCGCCTCGCTCGCGCTCTACCGGGCGCTCATGTTCATTCACGAGCTCACCCATATCCATCGCGACGCGCTGCCCGGCTTCCGGCTGGGCTGGAACCTGATGGTGGGCATTCCGCTGCTGACGCCCAGTTTCATGTACGAAGGCGTCCACACGATCCATCACAAGCGCACGCAATACGGGACTGTCGAGGATCCCGAATACCTGCCGCTTGCCCTTATGAAGCCGTGGAGCCTGCCGGTCTTCGTGATCGTCGCGCTGCTCGCGCCTGTCGCCCTGCTGGTGCGGTTTGGCGTGCTGGTGCCGCTCGGTGCGCTGATCCCGGCGGTGAGGAAATTCACGTGGGAGCGGTTTTCCGCGCTCTCGATCAATCCCGATTTCCGCCGCAAGCCGCCGACCGGCGATTTCGCGAAGCGCGTGCGCTGGCAGGAAGCGGGGACGAGCCTGTGGGCGATCGCCGTCATTGCCGGCAGTTTCGCGATCGGCTGGCGGCCGCTGCTTATCGCGCTCGCCATCGTCAGCTTCACCGCTTTGCTCAACCAGCTGCGCACGCTGGTGGCGCACCTGTGGGAGAACGAGGGCGAGGCGATGACCGTCACCGCGCAGTTCCTCGACAGCGTCAACGTGCCCCCGCCCGGCATTGCCGCCGAGATCTGGGCGCCGGTTGGCCTGCGCTACCACGCGCTGCACCACCTCATGCCCTCGATGCCCTATCACGACCTGCCCGAAGCGCATCGCCGCCTCGCGCGGGAACTGGGTGCGGGTTCGACTTACGAAGGGGCGAACCATCCCGGGATGCTGACGCTGGTAGCCCGCATCGCGCGGAGCACGATGATCCGCCGCTGA
- the glmM gene encoding phosphoglucosamine mutase, translating into MTRRFFGTDGIRGRTNAGVMTAATAMRVGQAAGTHFVRGGHRHRVVIGKDTRLSGYMMESALVAGFTSVGMDVIMTGPLPTPAIALLTREMRADLGVMISASHNLFPDNGIKLFGPDGFKLSDETEAEIERLMDAEPQLAPAEKIGRARRIEDARGRYIHAVKRSIGSDISFDGLKVVVDCAHGAAYQVAPSAIWELGAEVVALGVAPNGTNINDKVGSTAIEALQAKVVEEGADIGIALDGDADRLIVVDEKGRAVDGDQIMALIATRMHEKGALTGGGVVATVMSNLGLERYLSGIGLSLERTKVGDRYVLEKMREGGFNVGGEQSGHMILIDHATTGDGTVAALRVLASLVREGRPASEILHLFDPVPQLLKNVRYDGGKPLEDGAVKSAIAEAERVLEGHGRLVIRPSGTEPVIRVMAEGDDPGEVEQVVDSICEAVRQAA; encoded by the coding sequence ATGACACGCAGGTTTTTCGGCACGGACGGGATCCGCGGACGCACCAATGCAGGCGTGATGACTGCGGCGACGGCGATGCGAGTCGGGCAGGCGGCCGGCACGCATTTCGTACGCGGCGGACATCGCCACCGGGTCGTGATCGGCAAGGACACGCGCCTGTCGGGCTACATGATGGAAAGCGCGCTGGTGGCAGGCTTCACCAGCGTCGGGATGGACGTCATCATGACCGGGCCGCTGCCCACCCCCGCCATCGCGCTGCTCACCCGCGAAATGCGCGCCGATCTCGGCGTGATGATCTCGGCCAGCCACAACCTCTTTCCCGACAACGGGATCAAGCTGTTCGGCCCCGACGGGTTCAAGCTGTCGGACGAGACCGAGGCCGAGATCGAGCGGCTGATGGATGCCGAGCCCCAGCTCGCCCCGGCCGAGAAGATCGGCCGCGCCCGGCGGATCGAGGATGCGCGCGGGCGCTACATCCACGCGGTCAAGCGGTCGATCGGCTCGGACATCAGCTTCGACGGGCTCAAGGTCGTGGTCGATTGCGCTCACGGCGCGGCCTACCAGGTCGCACCGTCCGCGATCTGGGAACTGGGGGCCGAAGTGGTCGCTCTCGGCGTCGCGCCCAACGGGACGAACATCAACGACAAGGTCGGCTCGACCGCGATCGAGGCATTGCAGGCGAAAGTGGTCGAGGAAGGCGCGGATATCGGCATCGCATTGGACGGCGATGCGGACCGGCTGATCGTGGTCGATGAAAAGGGCCGCGCGGTCGACGGCGACCAGATCATGGCGCTGATCGCCACCCGGATGCACGAAAAGGGCGCGCTCACCGGCGGCGGCGTGGTCGCCACGGTGATGAGCAATCTCGGCCTCGAGCGATACCTTTCTGGCATCGGCCTTTCGCTCGAACGCACCAAGGTCGGCGACCGCTATGTGCTGGAGAAGATGCGCGAAGGCGGGTTCAATGTCGGCGGGGAACAGTCTGGCCACATGATCCTGATCGACCACGCGACCACCGGAGACGGGACCGTGGCGGCCCTCCGCGTCCTCGCCAGCCTCGTGCGCGAAGGCCGGCCGGCGAGCGAGATCCTGCACCTGTTCGACCCCGTCCCGCAGCTGCTCAAGAACGTGCGCTACGACGGGGGCAAGCCGCTCGAAGACGGCGCGGTGAAATCGGCGATCGCCGAGGCGGAGCGAGTGCTCGAAGGCCACGGGCGGCTCGTCATCCGCCCCTCGGGGACCGAACCCGTCATCCGCGTCATGGCCGAAGGCGACGACCCCGGCGAGGTCGAGCAGGTGGTGGATTCGATCTGCGAAGCCGTGCGGCAGGCGGCCTGA
- a CDS encoding sigma-70 family RNA polymerase sigma factor — protein MAEKKNKKPIKRTPAQKAEFKRELTEVVPHLRAFARGLCGRPDMADDLVQETLLKAWAAQERFEPGTSMRAWTFVILRNAYLTDMRRNRFRGEYDEGVAERILTAPAGQEEPLHLSDMHRALLTLPPERREALLLVGAGGFSYEEAAQICGCAVGTIKSRVGRARAALNSMLADGDIPQRSVDDDTAHRAILEELDDVAAGKGVAAAKG, from the coding sequence ATGGCCGAAAAGAAAAACAAGAAACCGATCAAGCGCACCCCCGCCCAGAAGGCCGAGTTCAAGCGCGAACTGACAGAGGTCGTGCCGCACCTGCGCGCCTTCGCGCGCGGCCTGTGCGGACGGCCCGACATGGCCGACGACCTCGTGCAGGAGACCCTGCTAAAGGCGTGGGCCGCGCAGGAAAGGTTCGAACCCGGCACGTCGATGCGCGCCTGGACCTTCGTGATCCTGCGCAATGCCTATCTTACGGATATGCGCCGCAACCGCTTTCGCGGCGAATACGACGAAGGCGTGGCCGAACGCATCCTGACCGCGCCCGCCGGGCAGGAGGAACCGCTCCACCTGTCCGATATGCACCGCGCCCTGCTCACGCTGCCGCCCGAACGGCGCGAGGCGCTGCTGCTGGTCGGTGCGGGCGGCTTTTCCTATGAAGAGGCGGCGCAGATCTGCGGCTGCGCGGTCGGCACGATCAAGAGCCGCGTGGGCCGCGCCCGCGCCGCCTTGAACTCGATGCTCGCGGACGGGGACATCCCCCAGCGTTCGGTCGACGACGACACGGCACATCGCGCGATCCTCGAGGAGCTCGACGACGTCGCCGCGGGCAAGGGGGTCGCCGCCGCCAAGGGCTGA
- a CDS encoding cation:dicarboxylase symporter family transporter — protein sequence MNETAEPAGSGGRTYELVTIRLPVALTFAALVAGLAGGVLLADSGLPEWLRETLALIGTLWLRALQMTIIPLVASLLVLGLTQTVRAASAGRAARRFLLLVFGVLIAGGLFTALALPALLAAFPIPPSASGFLAEAREAQEVPGILDFLASLVAPNIIAAAAETAMLPLTIFFALFAVAITRLPDEQGERLVGFFHALANAMLLVIGWVLWVAPAGVFALAFGVGARSGGGAFAALGHYILVVSAMGGFVLVLAYALAAVLGGISPWRFARAALPAQAVAVSTQSSLASLPAMLDSASRLGLRAATAEFVLPLAVAIFRATSPAMNMAVALYVAALAGIEITPVAALAGIMVALVISVGSVSLPGSISFVVSIGPIALAMGVPVEPLALLVAVEMLPDIMRTLANVTMNLAVTSAVDRTGR from the coding sequence TTGAACGAGACAGCGGAGCCTGCCGGTAGCGGCGGGCGGACCTATGAACTGGTGACGATCCGCCTGCCGGTGGCGCTGACTTTCGCCGCGCTGGTCGCGGGGCTGGCGGGAGGCGTGCTGCTGGCGGACAGCGGCCTGCCCGAATGGCTGCGCGAGACGCTGGCGCTGATCGGCACGCTGTGGCTGCGCGCTCTGCAGATGACGATCATCCCGCTGGTCGCCTCGTTGCTGGTGCTGGGCCTGACGCAGACCGTGCGCGCGGCCAGCGCGGGGCGGGCGGCGCGGCGGTTCCTGCTGCTGGTCTTCGGCGTGCTGATCGCAGGCGGGCTGTTCACGGCGCTCGCCCTGCCGGCGCTACTGGCGGCCTTTCCCATCCCGCCGAGCGCCTCGGGCTTTCTCGCCGAGGCGCGCGAGGCGCAGGAAGTGCCGGGCATTCTCGATTTCCTCGCCAGCCTCGTCGCGCCCAATATCATAGCCGCTGCCGCCGAGACGGCGATGCTGCCGCTGACGATCTTCTTCGCGCTTTTCGCCGTCGCCATCACCCGCCTGCCCGACGAGCAGGGCGAGCGCCTCGTCGGGTTCTTCCACGCGCTCGCCAATGCCATGCTGCTGGTGATCGGCTGGGTGCTGTGGGTCGCGCCCGCCGGCGTGTTCGCGCTCGCATTCGGGGTGGGGGCGAGGAGCGGGGGCGGGGCCTTCGCGGCGCTCGGCCACTACATCCTCGTCGTCTCTGCCATGGGGGGCTTCGTGCTGGTGCTGGCCTATGCGCTAGCGGCGGTTCTGGGCGGGATTTCGCCATGGCGTTTCGCGCGCGCCGCGCTGCCCGCACAGGCGGTGGCGGTGTCGACGCAGAGTTCGCTCGCAAGCCTTCCCGCCATGCTCGATTCGGCCTCTCGGCTCGGCCTGCGCGCGGCGACGGCGGAATTCGTCCTGCCGCTCGCGGTCGCCATTTTCCGCGCGACGAGCCCGGCGATGAACATGGCGGTCGCGCTTTATGTCGCGGCGCTCGCCGGCATCGAAATCACGCCGGTCGCGGCGCTTGCGGGGATCATGGTCGCGCTGGTCATATCGGTCGGCTCGGTCAGCCTGCCCGGCTCGATCAGCTTCGTCGTCTCGATCGGGCCGATTGCGCTTGCCATGGGCGTGCCGGTCGAACCGCTCGCGCTGCTGGTCGCGGTCGAGATGCTGCCCGACATCATGCGCACGCTCGCCAATGTCACGATGAACCTCGCGGTCACGAGCGCGGTCGACCGGACCGGCAGATGA
- a CDS encoding NepR family anti-sigma factor: MASQETSREAGAKPGSGKAGPGAGEPAGDPAKGEKPDWSHGLRQLYDSVVEEDLPDSFKALLDKLDETDPDEVGPETDNAGETSDKPPSKGGGA, translated from the coding sequence ATGGCGTCACAGGAAACATCACGCGAAGCAGGGGCGAAACCGGGCAGCGGCAAGGCTGGGCCGGGAGCGGGCGAGCCCGCAGGCGACCCCGCGAAAGGCGAAAAGCCCGACTGGAGCCATGGCCTCAGGCAGCTTTACGATTCGGTGGTGGAGGAAGACCTCCCCGACAGTTTCAAGGCCCTGCTCGACAAGCTCGACGAAACCGACCCCGACGAGGTCGGCCCGGAAACCGACAACGCCGGGGAGACTTCCGACAAGCCCCCTTCGAAAGGGGGCGGAGCGTAA
- a CDS encoding N-acetyltransferase, which translates to MTDAEIGIEEVGGKRGRARFVDLGRAFAARVPHFVPQLRSEQLELVDPAKNPFFGHARAQLFVATRGGRDVGRISAHIDELALAMPAEQGFGPGTGMFGYFDAEDEAVAHALLAAAEAWLAKEGMTRALGPISMSIWEEPGLLVRGSDHPPRIMMGHHPDHYAAWIESAGYARAKTLYTYQLDIPKGFPPIVQRIVQSGARNPRISVRRVNKARWDEEAETVLAILNDAWSDNWGFVPFTPEEVAYAGKKLKPIIREDLNMIAELDGKPVAFMLTFPDVNDVLARIGGRLFPLGWVQMLRWLRHPAGSDMRVPLMGVLKELHNSRLASQLAFMMISAIRDNAHEVYGSKLGEIGWILDDNKGMVAIADAIESEINREYAIYERPLAG; encoded by the coding sequence GTGACGGACGCTGAAATAGGTATCGAAGAGGTCGGCGGCAAGCGCGGCCGGGCGCGCTTCGTGGACCTCGGCCGCGCCTTTGCAGCCCGCGTGCCACACTTCGTGCCGCAATTGCGCTCCGAACAGCTCGAACTGGTCGACCCGGCGAAGAACCCCTTCTTCGGTCATGCCCGCGCGCAGCTCTTCGTGGCGACGCGCGGCGGGCGCGACGTGGGTCGGATTTCCGCCCATATCGATGAACTCGCGCTCGCCATGCCCGCCGAGCAGGGCTTCGGCCCCGGCACGGGGATGTTCGGCTATTTCGATGCCGAGGACGAGGCGGTCGCCCACGCCCTGCTCGCCGCGGCGGAAGCATGGCTGGCGAAAGAGGGCATGACCCGCGCGCTCGGCCCGATCTCGATGTCGATCTGGGAGGAGCCGGGCCTGCTCGTGCGTGGCAGCGACCATCCCCCGCGCATCATGATGGGCCACCACCCCGACCATTACGCCGCCTGGATCGAAAGCGCCGGCTACGCCCGCGCCAAGACGCTCTACACCTACCAGCTCGACATTCCGAAGGGCTTTCCCCCGATCGTGCAGCGCATCGTCCAGTCGGGGGCGCGCAACCCGCGCATTTCCGTCCGCCGGGTGAACAAGGCGCGCTGGGACGAAGAGGCCGAGACCGTACTTGCGATCCTCAACGATGCCTGGTCGGACAACTGGGGCTTCGTCCCCTTCACGCCGGAAGAAGTCGCCTATGCCGGCAAGAAGCTGAAACCGATCATCCGCGAAGACCTTAACATGATCGCCGAGCTCGACGGCAAGCCGGTCGCCTTCATGCTGACCTTTCCCGACGTCAACGACGTGCTCGCGCGGATCGGCGGGCGGCTTTTCCCACTCGGCTGGGTGCAGATGCTGCGCTGGCTCCGGCACCCGGCGGGATCGGATATGCGCGTGCCGCTGATGGGGGTGCTCAAGGAGCTCCACAATTCGCGCCTCGCCAGCCAGCTCGCCTTCATGATGATCAGCGCGATCCGCGACAACGCGCACGAGGTCTATGGATCGAAACTGGGCGAGATCGGCTGGATCCTCGACGACAACAAGGGGATGGTCGCCATCGCCGACGCGATCGAGAGCGAGATCAACCGCGAATATGCGATCTACGAAAGGCCGCTGGCGGGCTGA
- a CDS encoding DUF1272 domain-containing protein, producing MLEMRPDCERCGADLPAEAPGAFICSFECTFCASCADALDDLCPNCRGELMDRPTRAKALHGKFPPSAERKFRG from the coding sequence ATGCTGGAAATGCGCCCCGACTGCGAACGCTGCGGCGCGGACCTGCCCGCAGAAGCGCCGGGAGCCTTCATCTGCTCGTTCGAATGCACCTTCTGCGCTTCCTGCGCCGATGCGCTCGACGACCTGTGCCCCAATTGCCGGGGCGAGCTGATGGACCGGCCGACCCGGGCGAAGGCGCTGCACGGCAAGTTTCCGCCCTCGGCAGAGCGCAAGTTCAGGGGCTGA
- a CDS encoding FAD-dependent oxidoreductase, whose protein sequence is MNLDRRTMLAALAAGFTLPSASLRAEPVGGARLVGHLRTNWSRAPFALGSYSYVARGERPDDRRTLAEPVAGRLFFAGEACHPDYGGTVHAAYESGIAAASRMLAQRHGRIAVIGAGIAGLAAAQALAQGAHEVVVFEASERIGGRIRTSRELGLPLDLGASWIHGATGNPLTALADGLGLSRVETGESYAVRDGAGRRVRAANQPDWLFREAEAQIAFGADIDLLAPEALDKGDGYEGADMILPEGYDRLLGGLKRGHGYHLSHPVRAVRLDAAGVTLEVEGIGRRPFDAALVTVPLGVLKAGSIAFDPPLPEEKRAAIGRIGMGVLDKLYLKFDRVFWDDATWLYTPDTGLQRGQFNQWLNLHGIVGEPVLLALNGGSSALALAGLGDEKLVGEALGVLRRAYRL, encoded by the coding sequence ATGAACCTCGATCGCCGGACCATGCTCGCCGCCCTCGCTGCCGGGTTCACCCTGCCTTCGGCCTCGCTCCGCGCGGAGCCGGTCGGCGGCGCGCGGCTCGTCGGCCACCTGCGAACGAACTGGAGCCGCGCTCCCTTCGCGCTGGGCTCCTATTCCTATGTCGCAAGGGGCGAGCGGCCGGATGACCGCCGGACCCTCGCCGAGCCGGTCGCGGGCCGCCTGTTCTTCGCCGGCGAAGCCTGCCACCCGGACTACGGCGGCACGGTCCATGCGGCTTACGAATCGGGCATCGCCGCCGCTTCCCGAATGCTCGCGCAAAGGCACGGGCGGATCGCCGTGATCGGAGCCGGGATCGCGGGTCTGGCCGCGGCCCAGGCGCTCGCGCAGGGCGCGCACGAGGTGGTGGTGTTCGAGGCAAGCGAGCGGATCGGCGGGCGCATCCGGACCTCGCGCGAACTCGGCCTCCCGCTCGATCTCGGGGCAAGCTGGATCCACGGGGCGACAGGCAATCCGCTGACCGCGCTGGCCGACGGGCTCGGCCTTTCGCGGGTTGAGACCGGCGAGAGCTACGCGGTGCGGGACGGCGCCGGACGCAGGGTGCGCGCGGCGAACCAGCCGGACTGGCTGTTCCGCGAGGCGGAAGCGCAGATCGCCTTCGGCGCGGACATCGACCTCCTCGCCCCCGAGGCGCTGGACAAGGGCGACGGTTACGAAGGCGCGGACATGATCCTGCCCGAAGGATACGACCGCCTGCTGGGCGGGCTGAAGCGCGGACACGGCTACCACCTCTCGCACCCGGTCCGCGCGGTCCGGCTCGACGCGGCGGGTGTCACGCTGGAGGTCGAGGGCATAGGCCGCCGCCCTTTCGACGCGGCCCTCGTCACCGTCCCGCTGGGGGTGCTGAAGGCAGGCAGCATCGCCTTTGACCCGCCGCTACCGGAGGAAAAGCGCGCGGCGATCGGGCGCATCGGGATGGGCGTGCTCGACAAGCTCTACCTGAAGTTCGACCGGGTCTTCTGGGACGATGCGACGTGGCTCTACACGCCCGACACGGGCCTTCAGCGCGGGCAATTCAACCAGTGGCTCAACCTGCACGGCATCGTCGGCGAACCCGTCCTCCTCGCTCTCAACGGTGGCTCCTCGGCGCTCGCCCTTGCGGGGCTCGGAGATGAGAAGCTGGTCGGCGAGGCGCTCGGCGTGCTGCGCCGCGCCTATCGCCTGTGA